Proteins encoded within one genomic window of Camelina sativa cultivar DH55 chromosome 19, Cs, whole genome shotgun sequence:
- the LOC104766588 gene encoding uncharacterized protein LOC104766588 — protein MAGYDCLPMKMKRKDIDRVNHDFSDFSLSSPARKIRRLDLDLPPIMEEDEIKSVTVNEERAIVLYKPLQQYHHQPPHLFFDTDLVSGLKNRFLRDAVVTDDLCDDDDDEKHKQQAVVRWDSSQFQSFDEPPAPEITELDGEDEMMDVEEASLPQQQPQLVGGLHQWPQQQQLHCMVPQLPQTNSTPISWYR, from the exons ATGGCGGGATACGATTGCTTaccgatgaagatgaagaggaaagaTATTGACAGAGTTAACCACGATTTCTCCGATTTCTCACTCTCTTCTCCTGCCAGAAAGATTCGCCGTTTG GATTTGGATTTGCCACCGATTATGGAGGAAGATGAAATCAAATCGGTTACGGTTAACGAAGAGAGAGCTATTGTTCTTTACAAGCCTCTCCAGCAATATCATCATCAACCTCCTCACCTTTTTTTTGATACTGACTTGGTTTCAGGGCTTAAGA ATAGATTTTTGCGTGATGCAGTGGTAACTGATGAtctgtgtgatgatgatgatgacgaaaaACACAAGCAGCAGGCGGTTGTTCGCTGGGACTCATCCCAGTTCCAGTCCTTTGACGAACCGCCTGCGCCAGAGATTACTGAGTTAGATGGTGAGGATGAGATGATGGATGTGGAAGAAGCATCGCTGCCACAGCAGCAGCCGCAGCTCGTGGGAGGGTTGCATCAGTGGCCGCAGCAGCAACAACTTCATTGTATGGTACCACAACttccccaaaccaactctactCCTATCTCTTGGTACCGATGA